The Shewanella zhangzhouensis genome has a window encoding:
- a CDS encoding class II glutamine amidotransferase — MCELLAMSANVPTDIVFSFTGLAERGGVTGPHVDGWGITFYEGKGSRTFKDACPSSESHIARLIKSYPIKSETVISHIRQANRGCVALENTHPFDRELWGLNWTYAHNGQLSDYKGKFAVRRFRPVGDTDSELAFCWILEKLVARFGDERPEDMLPVFAYVAELAEEVRALGVFNMILSEGNYLMSFCSNNLSHITRRAPFGKAKLIDTDVVIDFDKETTPNDVVTVIATRPLTDNEAWNIMQPGQWQLFCKGEVVGVGAVVVNTDTNE; from the coding sequence ATGTGTGAATTATTGGCGATGAGCGCCAACGTGCCCACCGACATTGTGTTCAGTTTTACCGGGCTGGCTGAGCGTGGCGGGGTAACCGGCCCCCATGTGGATGGCTGGGGCATTACCTTTTATGAAGGCAAGGGCAGCCGCACCTTTAAAGATGCCTGCCCGTCAAGCGAATCACACATTGCCCGCTTGATTAAGTCATACCCGATTAAAAGCGAAACCGTGATAAGCCACATCCGCCAGGCCAACCGTGGCTGTGTGGCGCTGGAAAATACCCACCCCTTTGACAGGGAACTCTGGGGCCTGAACTGGACTTATGCCCATAACGGCCAGTTGAGTGACTATAAGGGCAAGTTTGCGGTGCGCCGCTTCCGCCCTGTGGGAGACACCGACAGTGAACTGGCGTTTTGCTGGATTTTGGAAAAGCTGGTGGCCCGCTTTGGCGATGAGCGCCCCGAAGACATGTTGCCGGTGTTCGCCTACGTGGCGGAGCTTGCCGAAGAGGTCCGCGCCCTTGGGGTGTTTAATATGATCCTTTCGGAAGGCAACTACCTGATGAGCTTTTGCAGTAATAACTTAAGCCACATCACCCGCCGCGCGCCTTTTGGCAAGGCCAAGTTGATTGATACCGATGTGGTGATTGATTTTGACAAGGAAACCACCCCCAATGATGTGGTTACCGTGATAGCCACCCGGCCATTAACCGACAACGAGGCCTGGAACATCATGCAGCCCGGTCAGTGGCAGCTGTTTTGTAAAGGTGAAGTAGTTGGTGTCGGTGCCGTTGTGGTAAACACGGATACAAACGAATAA